The nucleotide sequence aacctcctaaccctagccggcctcttcacctctttaatacgggtcggcttaggtaagttttatatgaatgtccctcaattaagactctccaaaCCAGAATCCTAACAATAGTTTAATTTATGATATCTTAGATATTGAAAAAAATGATGCTTTTCTCGTGATCGATGGGATTTCATACTTATCAAGAGGCTATTAGAATATTTTGATGTCCCAATCTATCTCATCTTCCCAAAAGTTGTAAACAACTCATTCCACGtaatatcaaattattttattACATTTGACTAGTGTCTTACTttctaaataatatttaatactCTGAAATAGACACCATATCTTAGATTATGATAGGGTGTAAATAATTTTTCTGGACTTTGTGGGGGTATTCATCGTTGAGTTTACAATGCATTATCATTTTCTCTTTGAGTTTTATTTAAATCTCATCTATCTTTTTATCATTATTAATGGCCATAAGTAagtattattttttaagattgaCGTGAGATTCTCTTCTAAGTCTTTAAatgaaaagattgtaaaagaaGAAAATTAAACTAAGGAACATCATTAATAAAACACGATGACCTTAAGAATTGAGGAATCAAGAGTGAATATACATAAAAAAAAGATCAAACTACTAAAAATCATATGCCTCTCTATTGTTTGCATCTGTCAATTGTTCTTGCATGCTCGCTTAATGTTTCTAAGACTTGCTTTCTCGATTAAAATGTCAAGATTTAACAAGTTCTAATTCATCTTCTATTAATGTCACTAATATTCCAACAATATATGGATGACATGTTAATGAAAAGCCAAAATGGTTGACACTCACCTGTCCGAGACCTGCATCAACATCAAAAGATCTAATAATCCTGAATGTTGCACATCTGATGTCGGTTCAACAAAATATCTAGATCTCATGATTCATCAAGAGAACCCAACATCGATTCAAAAAAGATGATGGTCATTCTCGACATAAAAGTCTCCAACCATAGAAAATGAAGTCCTGAAGTTGACCGTCCAAATAAGAGACATCAATTTGGATCGATGACAAAGAACAATGATTTAGACTAATCAACTGAGCCGTAGAGAAAGATTGGAGGGAAAGATTGTCGACATTTGTGTATGCAGCCTAATTCTTAATTACATGACTTTTGCACTTTATGCAGATAGGAAAAAAAAACACCATGTTGCACATGCAAAAGATTTCTtggattttattaatttattacaaGCAGCTTCAACGTTCTGCATTTCCCCCAGCATGGCAAAAATAACATATATGTTTTATTCATAAATTTTAAGAAGAAATGGCTACAGGTTCTAATAGCAATAGACACGTTCGAACAATCAGTCAATAAAGGTATATTACAGCGAAATGGTTTTACAGATATCAAATCTAACATAAAATTAGGTTAAAACATCAATATGCACGAAGAAATAGAACCCTCCCAAAAATTGAAATTGCTCAGAGTGCTTAATAGGACGCACAGAAAGATATAAGAATGCCAATTTTTTATTTgcaccaacaagccaatcacaactACATCGGTACCTCTACTATATAAGGCCTAAAACTCTTTTACCGACACACAGCTCTGTAATGATACACCTGCATGTTCCATACGTAGTAAAataggattaaaatccaagactgCCGATAAATGACATCCAATGCAAACTAACAGAGAAGAAGCTACCTGAGCTCGGTGAGGTTTGCAGAGAAAGGAAGGGCAGATGGATCGAATTACTCATCACTCGACGACATCAAAGAATGAAATTTCTGTCTCTTTCTCTGCCTTGTTTTTGTGGAAGTCACACACGCACAAAGACATccgaccaaccaaccaaccaaccaaccttCTAGTCTTCTGACCCCTGTGAATCATCCTCTGCCTGACGAGCCGGTCGCTGCTGCGGCTGTTGCAATTGCCCACTGCCATCAGCGCCGGCTCCCACCCTCTCCGTTGCCATCTGCTGATAGAACTGACCCAAGGCCTGCGGATCCAACACTCCCATATGCCCATCTTGCGAGAGACCGAGCTCCAGTCCGGGCAGCTGTTGCCCATACCCACCGAACTTTGATGCAAAACTCATCGTGCCGATGTTGGGGCTGGGCAATTCCATTCCATGCAATAATCCCATCTTCTGCATGAAGCTGCCTACCGATCCGTCGCCGCTGCCTCCGGCCCCAAGGTTCGAGTTGGATGAGGCGGCCGCTGTTGAATGCAGTAATCCGGAGTTAAACCCACCCATTTGCGGCGGCGGCCATAACCCAGGGTGCAACCGAGGGACGCCAGAACCCCCAACCATGGCCCAGATAGGCCGCACGGCTGTGGCGGCTCCCTGATCCACTTCATCAAGCTTCCGATGGAGCCCGGCAAGGACAGTGGCGCTCGAATGGGACATGGGGccaccggcggcggcggcggcggcgagggcCGATGCCGGGACGGTGCCCGAGCCTGTGGCGGCTATGATGGCGGGCTCCGCTTGCTGGAGGAGCCACTGGATTGTCTCCCCATCAGACTTGTGACCCAGTTCTCGGGTGAGCTGAAAGACCCTGGCAGCGCAGAGGACGGGCATCCTGATCCGTCTCCCTCTGCCGTCAACTTTTGTGTGCCGGTCCTTGTAAGAACTCCTCTTGGGCGCAAGCTGCCGCCTTTGCTCGTCCTTCTCCGCCGCTGCCGGCACCACTTGCAACTCCCTCCCGCCTGAGGCTATGGAAGGAAAAAGGTCGATATTTTCTGCTACTGAGGAAGCTGCGGCGGGTTCTCTCTTGTCTGACCGTAGGAGGCCCATAGCCTGGTGGAACTTGGGCACCTCTTGGAGCAACTTGGCAGAACTCTTGGGCTCCATGAGAGGGAGGCAGGAGGGGAAAAGGCGGAATTTTTCGCAGAGTTGCGCAGAAAGAACCGAGCAGAGTTGAAACGTTGATGCTGTGAGGCTCACCTCCATGTGTTTAGTCAAATGGAATTCATGCCCGAGTTGTAAGATTACTGTCTGCTTTAGATTTATCTGTCCTGTCTTAATCAATGCTACCAAGTAAAATTCCCTCCCCACTTTCTACTGATTGGACTCTCATCTCTATCGTTATTGCTTCTTTGTTTCCATTCCTTCTTTCCACCCTGTCTGTGACCAGATTGCTTGGGACAGCGCAGTTGCATCACTTGGAAGGGACTCCTCCAATTCTCCAGGTGGCACTCTGTATTGGCAGCACACAAATAGGAGGATTTTAGACCAAACATCACATGAAAGAGTACTTCCTCTGTTGTTTTGCCTCTTCATGAGTGGGTTGCTTACAGGTTATATATGTCTCCCTTCGAGATGGTTAGCTGTGCAGAGAAAACACATCCTCGTCGTTCACTGTAGTTGTAGATAAAGCCCACTACTTGCCAGCTAATCCACAATTGGAAGGGGAGAGAGCAGCAGGAATAAATTGAGATCAAATCCTCGCTTATACCGTCATGAAAAAGGATCTCATGCTCTCATGAACTTTTcctcttttcctcttttttttttcatttccccTCAAAAGTGTAGGTTCCCCAAACTGTGTCCAAACTGTGAGCTTTTTATCAAATATAGTGTCAACATTATTTTAAGGATCCCAAAAAGAAGTTAGgtgctttttaaaaaaaaaatattttttcaaaaggtattttctatttttatttttttcaaatggtACTAATAAAACCGAAAATATACCTCACCTTATAGTTTTACGGTAAGTTTTGGGGGCCTGGTCTAAGTGGATGTTATCCGTCACCACAACAAGAATATTATAAACtccatttaaaaatattataaatgagctTATACTCTCAATTAAACCAATATGAAAATTTAAAGTTTGATATTATAATGGTCTATCAATAATGACAACTAAAGAGATATAATATGATgtcacttttaattttttttaatatttttataatatctttAACATCTCAACAAAACACGACAAATGTAATCAaaacatataaaaaattattttatatattatactAAGATTCAAATACGTATTATAATAGTTTAGGAACAACATCACccgaatataaattttaaaaaaagtatATTATCATGTTttaatcatcacaataaaaatataatcaataacccAAATGAACTCCTAACTTCAACCAAACCAACTATAAGCCTAAGaatataatatcat is from Musa acuminata AAA Group cultivar baxijiao chromosome BXJ3-8, Cavendish_Baxijiao_AAA, whole genome shotgun sequence and encodes:
- the LOC103973459 gene encoding transcription factor TCP20-like, whose amino-acid sequence is MEVSLTASTFQLCSVLSAQLCEKFRLFPSCLPLMEPKSSAKLLQEVPKFHQAMGLLRSDKREPAAASSVAENIDLFPSIASGGRELQVVPAAAEKDEQRRQLAPKRSSYKDRHTKVDGRGRRIRMPVLCAARVFQLTRELGHKSDGETIQWLLQQAEPAIIAATGSGTVPASALAAAAAAGGPMSHSSATVLAGLHRKLDEVDQGAATAVRPIWAMVGGSGVPRLHPGLWPPPQMGGFNSGLLHSTAAASSNSNLGAGGSGDGSVGSFMQKMGLLHGMELPSPNIGTMSFASKFGGYGQQLPGLELGLSQDGHMGVLDPQALGQFYQQMATERVGAGADGSGQLQQPQQRPARQAEDDSQGSED